A genome region from Chitinophagales bacterium includes the following:
- a CDS encoding c-type cytochrome, whose translation MRVHLVYSLVFIFINSCQDKKPFITYPSYFPQKNRTFFDTVRKETIELGEKLFFDTRLSKNNKVSCATCHLPELAFTDGKKISQGFEGRFSKHNSSTLLNVGFLNSFMFDRGSHSIEIQPIIPLLDTNEMNTSFIELEEKFRYITEYQKLSMNTYGRPLNRRTITWALAAYMKSLIAFHSRFDRFLASKDSSILSQTEKNGMRLFFGKGKCQKCHTSPLFTDSEHYNLGLEDSIKGRLGVFANTLIPIDRGRFKTPTLRNIAITAPYFHDGRIDDLEDAIRYHVSQKRQTYDYKPPSIITEEEIKEISAFLQTLTDVKYLR comes from the coding sequence GTGAGAGTTCATCTTGTATATTCTTTAGTTTTTATTTTCATTAATTCTTGTCAGGATAAAAAACCTTTCATTACCTATCCTAGCTATTTCCCACAAAAAAATAGAACTTTTTTTGATACAGTAAGGAAAGAAACTATAGAGCTAGGTGAAAAATTGTTCTTTGATACTCGTCTTTCAAAGAATAATAAAGTTTCTTGTGCGACCTGCCATTTGCCTGAACTGGCATTTACCGATGGAAAGAAAATTAGTCAGGGATTCGAGGGTAGATTCTCGAAACACAATTCATCTACCTTGTTAAATGTTGGATTTCTGAACTCGTTTATGTTTGACCGAGGTTCACATAGTATCGAGATACAACCTATCATACCCCTCTTGGATACGAATGAGATGAATACAAGTTTTATAGAGCTAGAAGAAAAATTTAGATATATTACAGAATATCAAAAGCTTTCAATGAATACATATGGACGCCCCCTCAACAGGAGAACCATCACCTGGGCATTGGCAGCCTATATGAAATCACTTATAGCATTTCATTCGAGATTCGATCGTTTTCTTGCTAGTAAAGACTCTAGTATTCTATCACAAACGGAAAAGAATGGAATGCGGTTATTTTTTGGCAAAGGGAAATGCCAGAAATGTCATACTTCCCCATTATTTACCGACTCGGAGCATTATAATCTTGGCTTAGAAGATTCTATTAAGGGTAGGCTAGGAGTATTTGCTAATACTTTGATTCCTATTGATCGAGGACGATTCAAAACACCAACACTTCGAAATATAGCTATCACTGCTCCCTATTTTCATGATGGACGAATTGATGATTTAGAAGATGCAATTCGTTATCATGTTTCACAAAAACGTCAGACCTATGATTATAAACCTCCCAGTATAATAACGGAGGAAGAAATTAAGGAAATCTCAGCATTTCTGCAAACTTTGACAGATGTGAAGTATTTGAGGTAA
- a CDS encoding DUF3109 family protein: MLVVDNLLVSEEVFEKQFVCNLSKCKGACCVAGDSGAPLTKEEVKTLELEYENYKDYITEEGKASIAKNGFTEFDPEDKKNKTVLIKSGPCAYINYEKNGTAICGIEKAYLEGKTKFRKPISCHLYPIRVSSIGELTAANYEEWDICSDACTLGQELKMPVYKFLKDPLIRAYGEDTYATLDSYYQQNYNQK; the protein is encoded by the coding sequence ATGCTGGTCGTAGATAATCTGCTCGTGAGTGAAGAAGTATTCGAAAAACAATTTGTCTGTAATTTATCGAAATGCAAGGGAGCATGCTGTGTAGCTGGAGATTCAGGTGCGCCACTGACTAAAGAAGAAGTTAAAACTTTAGAATTAGAATATGAAAATTACAAAGATTATATAACCGAAGAAGGCAAAGCGAGTATTGCTAAAAATGGCTTTACTGAATTTGACCCAGAGGACAAAAAGAACAAAACAGTACTGATAAAAAGTGGTCCGTGTGCCTATATCAATTATGAAAAAAATGGGACTGCTATTTGTGGGATTGAAAAAGCTTATCTTGAAGGAAAAACAAAGTTTCGCAAACCGATATCTTGTCATCTTTATCCAATTCGAGTATCTAGCATAGGTGAACTCACTGCGGCGAATTATGAAGAATGGGATATCTGTTCGGATGCATGCACGCTGGGTCAAGAGCTCAAAATGCCTGTCTATAAATTTCTCAAAGACCCTTTAATCAGAGCCTATGGAGAAGATACTTATGCGACACTTGATAGCTATTATCAGCAAAACTATAATCAAAAATGA
- a CDS encoding OmpA family protein — MKKQLLLALFISLSSAVSSQSKIDYPIYFAYKVAEMDTTEEKRLGFFLKNFDSFTIDSLSIRAYCDDRGRKKINDTLSQNRANYILQFVKSKVPYPIANTTSGLGSLGLIGQQQIDSQRSLNRRAELELFYSMKKSKNLAKGKALAKPKQDSLLNKLPLSSPVNSEPTIQDFLKSAKKGETVDLKIYFEGSSSVILKASAPEMVNLLNYMKANPGRKIKITGHIYDEKAPTDKDAYDLFVKDKNLSTNRAKKIFTYLTNNGIEESRVSFEGMAAKYPRGGSPEEDRRVEIEVIE, encoded by the coding sequence ATGAAAAAGCAATTACTACTAGCATTGTTTATATCTCTTAGCTCAGCGGTTTCTAGCCAGAGCAAGATAGATTATCCCATATACTTTGCATATAAAGTGGCAGAAATGGATACTACAGAAGAGAAAAGATTGGGGTTTTTCTTGAAAAATTTCGATTCATTTACGATTGATAGTCTTAGTATTCGAGCCTATTGCGACGACCGAGGCCGCAAAAAAATCAACGATACACTTTCTCAGAATAGAGCCAATTATATATTGCAATTTGTTAAGTCCAAAGTACCTTACCCTATTGCAAATACAACTAGTGGCTTAGGAAGTCTTGGCTTAATAGGACAACAACAAATAGATAGTCAGCGCAGCCTCAATAGACGTGCCGAGTTGGAATTATTTTACAGCATGAAAAAGAGTAAAAACCTAGCTAAGGGTAAAGCACTTGCAAAACCAAAGCAAGACTCTTTATTGAACAAGTTGCCGCTTTCAAGTCCTGTCAATTCAGAGCCTACCATTCAAGATTTTTTAAAGTCAGCCAAGAAAGGAGAAACTGTGGATTTAAAGATATATTTTGAAGGCTCGAGTAGTGTCATACTAAAGGCTTCTGCCCCTGAAATGGTCAATCTACTAAACTATATGAAAGCAAATCCTGGTCGAAAAATTAAAATCACTGGTCATATCTATGATGAAAAAGCTCCAACGGATAAAGATGCCTACGACCTATTCGTCAAGGATAAAAACCTGTCTACCAACAGAGCCAAAAAAATATTTACCTACCTTACTAATAATGGCATAGAAGAGAGCCGTGTAAGCTTCGAAGGCATGGCGGCGAAATATCCTCGTGGAGGTAGCCCAGAAGAGGATAGGCGAGTGGAGATAGAGGTTATAGAGTAG
- a CDS encoding PKD domain-containing protein — protein sequence MCGINCILFSTFTLIIFHAQASHIVGGEIQYNYLGGTKYRLTFLIYRDCSSTTRFDGDYINNPDNKFYFGIFQGTETINTFPAEFRSISLKSKRTLNSVIVHSCLQPNNSCVEEGVYETEIDLPRNDIGYTIIHQRCCRNDAILNIKPIEGDDNTMPGFTIKCFIPPIVAYANNSPVFKKFPPIFICRDQSFYFDHGATDSDGDSLRYFLTTPLDGLTAMEPLSSNQSLVPVKGVRWQSSYSLSNVLGGNPALSIDSNTGFMSCRPNINGRFVVSVIVVEYRNGLPIDTLNRDFQFNVVNCDIPKADMPFLPGTMDPNTGMAAYMYNFCDTFLVKFKNTSSNSTHYRWDFGDPASGLLNTSKEIEPSHTYSDTGVFLVRLWAYKVRITGDTCKDSTSRYVRVFPKFRVLFTGHNACPDSPVSFTDLTTSYYGVTQKWQWNFGDGQSSTQQYPKHVYLKSGNYKVSLIATDSKYCVDDTNFQITIFQRPMIKDSIIWFCLGEEKTIQANVYIDYPDSIYSSKWIAFNNEVNGSKFTYRMIRDTLLNVKLFIVTDKGCQFEKKVQLKTYPKPIPPLLLDSYFVKCNETLLCGIGDPYAIKYKWHDGVRDSVRYLNERGWYKVTITYPCEEHIDSFRIYLNYLRSDFLYEDKCINDTYHFINTCQTWLTTPLKYKWEIGTEIYTSFHLSYKFKDTKTYPVKLIVFDSFGCSDTVVKMPQAYPLPEIRLPFEKFCKGVSNLLKPVINYKTPARSASYLWTLNDSIVGKDSTLLYTLTGDETKKISLIVRNDNGCIDSSSKWVRAHSKPNPIKLKDSYFIRCADSFLVDISDSLAVNYIWRDNYLGSKRMINFPENFFYTIQYPCEVYKDSFKLHNSCTIDVPRAFTPNGDGNNDRLYIRGYAIKELISFKIYNRQGTLLYFSNNQEEGWDGYYKGEAQNSETYFYTYEAKIHANGTRASGEGHFLLLR from the coding sequence ATGTGTGGAATTAACTGTATCTTGTTCTCGACTTTCACTCTGATTATTTTTCACGCTCAGGCTTCTCATATTGTAGGAGGAGAAATTCAGTATAATTATTTAGGGGGAACTAAATACAGATTAACTTTTTTAATTTATAGAGATTGCAGCAGCACCACTCGATTTGATGGAGACTACATCAATAATCCTGACAATAAATTTTATTTTGGAATATTTCAAGGTACAGAGACAATAAATACTTTTCCTGCAGAATTTCGCTCTATAAGTCTTAAATCAAAGAGGACTTTAAACTCAGTTATTGTCCATAGTTGTCTTCAACCGAATAATAGTTGTGTTGAAGAAGGAGTTTATGAAACAGAGATTGACCTTCCGCGAAATGATATTGGGTACACCATTATCCATCAGAGGTGTTGTAGAAATGATGCAATTCTCAATATAAAGCCAATCGAGGGCGATGACAATACTATGCCTGGATTCACTATTAAATGTTTTATACCACCTATTGTAGCCTACGCTAATAATTCTCCAGTTTTCAAAAAATTCCCACCTATATTTATCTGTAGAGATCAATCATTTTATTTTGATCATGGAGCTACCGATAGCGATGGAGATAGTTTGCGCTATTTTCTGACCACACCATTAGACGGGTTAACAGCTATGGAACCCCTTTCTTCCAATCAATCGTTAGTCCCTGTGAAAGGAGTCCGCTGGCAGTCAAGCTATTCGCTATCTAATGTTTTAGGTGGTAATCCAGCTTTAAGTATAGATTCGAATACTGGGTTTATGAGTTGCAGACCAAATATAAACGGACGCTTTGTTGTATCGGTTATCGTTGTTGAATACAGAAATGGCCTTCCCATCGATACATTGAATAGAGATTTTCAGTTTAACGTAGTCAACTGTGATATTCCTAAAGCAGATATGCCTTTTCTCCCGGGAACCATGGACCCCAATACAGGAATGGCAGCCTATATGTATAACTTTTGTGATACCTTTTTAGTGAAATTTAAAAATACTAGTTCGAATAGTACCCATTATAGATGGGATTTTGGAGATCCCGCTTCAGGGCTTTTGAATACCTCTAAAGAAATTGAACCTTCACATACCTATTCGGATACAGGAGTATTTCTTGTAAGACTATGGGCTTATAAGGTAAGAATAACAGGTGATACATGCAAAGATTCTACATCGAGATATGTTAGGGTATTCCCTAAATTTCGCGTTTTGTTTACAGGTCATAATGCTTGTCCAGATTCCCCAGTGTCATTTACTGACTTGACCACAAGTTACTATGGAGTTACACAAAAATGGCAGTGGAATTTTGGCGATGGACAATCTTCCACACAGCAGTACCCAAAGCATGTCTACCTAAAAAGCGGAAATTATAAAGTGTCCTTAATAGCTACAGATAGCAAATATTGTGTGGATGATACAAATTTTCAAATCACAATATTTCAAAGACCAATGATTAAAGATTCCATCATTTGGTTTTGTTTAGGCGAAGAAAAAACCATTCAGGCTAATGTTTATATTGATTACCCAGATAGTATATATTCGAGTAAATGGATTGCTTTCAATAATGAGGTAAATGGATCAAAATTTACCTATCGCATGATAAGAGATACTTTACTAAATGTAAAATTATTTATTGTTACAGATAAGGGTTGTCAATTTGAAAAAAAAGTCCAATTAAAGACTTATCCTAAACCAATCCCGCCTCTGCTTTTAGATTCCTATTTTGTCAAGTGCAATGAGACCTTACTTTGCGGCATAGGTGATCCATATGCCATTAAGTACAAATGGCATGACGGCGTAAGGGATTCTGTTAGGTACCTAAATGAACGGGGATGGTATAAGGTAACTATTACCTATCCATGTGAAGAACACATTGACAGTTTTCGAATTTATTTAAATTATTTGAGGTCTGACTTTTTATATGAAGATAAATGTATCAATGATACTTATCATTTTATAAATACATGTCAAACATGGTTAACAACTCCACTAAAATATAAGTGGGAAATCGGAACAGAAATATACACTAGTTTTCATTTAAGCTATAAATTTAAAGATACAAAAACATATCCTGTCAAACTAATTGTATTTGATAGTTTTGGCTGCTCAGATACGGTAGTGAAAATGCCACAAGCATATCCGCTTCCTGAAATTAGACTTCCCTTTGAAAAGTTTTGTAAAGGTGTTTCAAATTTATTAAAGCCTGTTATAAACTATAAGACGCCCGCTAGGTCAGCAAGTTATCTATGGACATTGAATGACTCGATTGTAGGAAAGGATAGTACCTTACTATATACTTTGACTGGCGATGAGACCAAAAAAATCTCCCTAATCGTTCGCAATGATAATGGCTGTATAGATTCTTCATCTAAGTGGGTAAGAGCGCATTCAAAACCCAATCCTATTAAACTAAAAGATTCATATTTTATTCGATGTGCAGATTCGTTTCTAGTAGATATATCAGATAGTCTAGCGGTAAATTATATATGGAGGGATAACTACCTTGGAAGTAAACGAATGATAAACTTTCCTGAAAATTTTTTCTATACTATTCAGTACCCATGTGAGGTGTATAAGGATAGCTTTAAATTGCACAACTCTTGCACTATAGACGTGCCAAGAGCTTTTACTCCTAATGGAGATGGGAACAATGATAGGTTATATATTCGGGGATATGCAATCAAAGAATTGATTAGCTTCAAAATCTATAATCGTCAAGGTACCTTGCTCTATTTTTCAAATAATCAGGAAGAAGGTTGGGATGGATATTATAAAGGCGAGGCTCAAAATTCGGAAACTTATTTCTATACCTATGAAGCAAAGATTCATGCAAATGGAACTAGAGCAAGCGGGGAAGGACACTTTTTACTTTTGAGATAA
- a CDS encoding gliding motility-associated C-terminal domain-containing protein: MSKGRQLFLTLLIPVLVKTQVNYVSNNIFQTDYFIENRGQFNYQQIGKHKILYSTEMPYGNVFFHKNGFSIHQKKVKPRKIHEQPEYNFAMAEQMEKTIQLEWIGANQNCKLIQEQKSNHYFSFGPEEFKSYGYKKLTYKNIYPNIDIVYTIEDNIRFHYSILLHKGAKVSDLKMKYHNVDVSLLEGETGLELQKTVFPVYEFGLKCNKLNQEKHFLPCVYILSETEIGFIVQGVDVVNEELEIDPWVAGTTTLTGDGNGNQRGYDVDYDSDGNLFVYGGGVNLYNSSAPTKIAKYSTTGQLLWTFNCIMSLFSWNTGSYKGISNFIVDKNTNKIYTGEAFNSSGTKTIRLKNDGVYDNFISNVVPGFLECWEFQFNCNNGDIIVMGGSTSSNLTMGTVDKTNGNTNTSCVTTYTTFQQDVVGSAIDNKGELYVLLSSYAGSRTATPEVHNKIFKCNSTLNGNVWSRWSGYDDFKEADNKLDSGSNISNGFNCLSANASYLFYYDGIHLKAFNLLTGDTAGYPILIASHISKVQGGIESDDCNNVYIGGNNGNVLVYNFDGTNFNFTRQIYFNGFNGRPVHDLKASKKSNRLYISGHGFAAETSFSSCDSSIVAATVVSDCISKAIVSISNTISGSVFDFIWRKKSTQEIVRSKLNTSQLRDTFTGTQGEEYQVSIVRISVCLPASVTENITFKPYPTVHFDTVIKCQGQTYSLGKSVYNTAGTYKDTIVENGCLKIVQTTLSFLTASLDTIKRSLCYGDTIYIRGKAVSQSGIYYDSLINRFGCDSVLMFDIKVLAATPSTTSLYDTICLGESRVFNNQTLTSSGTYVAKYTNVLGCDSTVTFYLTVITPVIISRNISICSGDTFKIDTFKFTKTGKYNISYKSGKNCDSTIEVNLTVNPSYFFSSKASTCLGKSVTFFGQNYSISGLYYKTFQTSNGCDSIYEMDLHIYRIIGAENYEFCQGDSLKILNRYVKTSGDYYDTFKLSSGCDSFHLTKVKVNSWPVTQIDTIICVDDSFEYKNKVYRLPTIISDTIFSNYKTTCHTLKFIYLDFKNCDTLNECNRILIPTGFSPNNDGVNDKLSLIVKSDKINIVDFILFNRWGELIYNYFDDKEGWKGYYKGDEAPVGVYNYKLKYKCKDQLYNKSGNVTLIR; the protein is encoded by the coding sequence ATGTCAAAGGGGAGACAACTATTCCTAACTCTTTTGATACCTGTTTTGGTTAAGACACAGGTAAATTACGTGAGCAATAATATATTCCAAACAGATTATTTTATTGAAAATAGGGGACAATTTAATTATCAGCAAATAGGTAAGCACAAAATTCTATATAGTACTGAAATGCCATACGGCAATGTCTTTTTTCATAAAAATGGATTTTCTATACATCAGAAAAAAGTAAAACCAAGAAAGATCCATGAGCAGCCAGAGTATAATTTCGCTATGGCGGAACAGATGGAAAAGACCATCCAGCTGGAGTGGATAGGCGCCAATCAGAACTGCAAACTTATCCAAGAACAAAAATCAAATCATTATTTTTCCTTCGGACCAGAAGAATTCAAATCCTATGGATACAAAAAATTAACCTATAAAAACATTTATCCAAATATTGATATTGTCTATACTATAGAAGATAACATCCGATTTCATTATAGTATTCTACTTCACAAAGGAGCTAAGGTCTCTGACCTCAAGATGAAATATCATAATGTCGATGTCAGTTTACTAGAAGGAGAAACAGGTCTTGAACTTCAAAAAACTGTTTTTCCTGTTTATGAATTTGGACTGAAATGTAATAAGTTAAATCAAGAAAAGCATTTTTTGCCATGTGTTTATATTCTATCTGAAACTGAAATTGGCTTTATAGTTCAAGGGGTAGATGTGGTCAACGAAGAGCTGGAAATAGATCCTTGGGTGGCAGGGACAACAACCTTAACTGGCGATGGAAATGGGAATCAGAGAGGCTATGATGTGGATTATGATTCTGATGGAAATCTATTTGTTTATGGCGGTGGTGTCAATTTATACAATTCAAGCGCTCCGACTAAAATTGCTAAATACTCCACCACGGGTCAACTACTTTGGACGTTTAATTGTATTATGAGTTTATTTTCATGGAATACAGGAAGTTATAAGGGAATATCTAATTTTATTGTGGATAAAAATACGAATAAAATTTATACAGGAGAGGCATTTAATTCATCAGGAACGAAAACAATTAGATTGAAAAATGATGGAGTTTACGACAATTTTATTTCTAATGTCGTACCTGGTTTTCTAGAGTGTTGGGAATTTCAGTTTAATTGCAATAACGGAGATATTATAGTGATGGGAGGAAGCACTTCTTCCAATCTTACTATGGGTACTGTAGATAAAACGAATGGTAATACGAATACATCCTGTGTGACTACATATACCACCTTTCAGCAAGATGTAGTAGGTTCAGCAATTGACAATAAAGGCGAATTATATGTTTTGTTGTCATCCTATGCTGGAAGCCGTACCGCCACCCCAGAAGTTCACAATAAAATATTCAAATGTAATTCTACATTGAATGGAAATGTATGGAGCAGATGGAGCGGATACGATGATTTTAAAGAGGCAGATAATAAACTTGATTCAGGGTCAAATATTTCTAATGGTTTTAACTGTTTATCAGCTAATGCTTCATATCTTTTCTATTATGATGGTATTCATTTAAAGGCATTTAATCTTTTAACAGGTGATACTGCGGGTTATCCCATTTTAATCGCTAGTCATATTTCCAAGGTACAGGGTGGTATAGAGTCTGATGATTGTAATAATGTATATATAGGAGGAAATAATGGCAATGTGCTAGTTTACAATTTTGATGGGACTAATTTCAACTTTACAAGACAAATTTATTTTAATGGTTTTAACGGAAGACCTGTACATGATTTAAAGGCTTCAAAGAAAAGCAACAGACTTTATATTTCTGGTCACGGCTTTGCTGCGGAAACTAGTTTTAGTTCATGTGATTCATCAATAGTGGCAGCTACAGTAGTCTCTGATTGTATTAGTAAAGCAATAGTGAGTATTTCTAATACGATTAGTGGTTCTGTTTTTGATTTTATTTGGAGAAAAAAGTCTACTCAAGAAATAGTAAGGAGTAAGTTAAACACGAGTCAACTAAGAGATACATTTACAGGTACTCAAGGTGAAGAGTATCAAGTAAGTATTGTTAGAATTTCTGTTTGTCTTCCAGCTTCAGTGACAGAAAATATAACATTTAAACCATATCCAACAGTTCACTTTGATACTGTAATTAAATGTCAAGGGCAAACCTATAGTTTAGGTAAAAGTGTTTATAATACTGCTGGTACGTATAAAGATACTATAGTTGAAAATGGTTGTTTAAAAATTGTACAAACTACTTTGAGCTTTCTCACAGCTTCTTTGGATACGATAAAAAGAAGTTTATGCTATGGAGACACTATTTATATTAGAGGAAAAGCTGTATCGCAATCAGGAATATATTATGATTCATTAATAAATAGATTTGGTTGCGATTCGGTACTAATGTTTGATATTAAAGTATTAGCAGCTACTCCAAGTACCACAAGTTTGTATGATACCATATGTCTTGGAGAATCGAGAGTTTTTAATAACCAAACACTTACTTCTAGTGGTACTTATGTAGCAAAATATACTAATGTATTAGGTTGTGACTCGACAGTTACCTTTTATTTGACAGTTATTACTCCTGTTATTATTTCTCGCAATATCTCAATTTGTTCTGGAGATACATTTAAGATTGATACTTTTAAGTTTACCAAAACTGGCAAGTATAATATCTCTTACAAATCTGGCAAAAATTGTGATAGTACTATAGAAGTAAATTTAACTGTAAATCCTTCTTATTTTTTCAGCTCAAAAGCTTCTACCTGTTTAGGAAAATCAGTGACATTTTTTGGACAGAATTATAGTATATCTGGTCTATATTATAAAACCTTTCAAACAAGTAATGGCTGCGATAGCATTTATGAAATGGATTTACATATTTATCGTATTATAGGAGCTGAGAATTATGAGTTTTGCCAAGGTGATAGCCTCAAAATACTCAATCGGTATGTGAAAACTTCGGGCGACTACTATGATACATTTAAACTGTCTTCAGGTTGTGATTCTTTTCACTTGACCAAGGTTAAGGTGAATTCCTGGCCAGTCACCCAAATAGATACTATAATTTGTGTCGATGATAGTTTTGAATATAAAAATAAGGTATATCGATTACCAACCATTATCAGCGATACTATTTTTTCAAATTATAAAACAACTTGTCATACCTTAAAATTTATCTATCTCGATTTTAAAAACTGTGACACCTTAAATGAATGTAATCGTATTTTAATTCCGACTGGTTTCTCGCCAAATAACGATGGAGTAAATGATAAATTATCACTTATTGTTAAGTCTGATAAGATTAACATAGTCGATTTTATACTGTTCAATCGTTGGGGAGAATTGATATATAATTATTTCGATGATAAAGAGGGATGGAAAGGATATTACAAAGGCGACGAAGCTCCAGTAGGAGTGTATAATTATAAATTGAAATATAAATGTAAAGACCAATTATATAATAAGTCAGGCAACGTTACTTTGATTCGATAA
- the dusB gene encoding tRNA dihydrouridine synthase DusB: MVKIGNVNIAEFPLMLAPMEDVSDPPFRALCKEFGADLMYTEFISTDGLIRHADKSVKKLDIYEDERPIGIQIFGSDFDAMIGSAEIVEAANPCLLDINYGCPVKKVVCKEAGAGILKNIPKMIALTEAVIKATSLPVTVKTRLGWDESSINIVEVAERLQDIGVQALSIHARTRVQMYKGHSDWSWINKVKDNPRLTIPVFGNGDIDSPQKAWEYKNKYNVDGIMIGRGAIGNPWIFREVKHYFKHQTELPPPDIHERIYAVQKHLKRAIEWKGMVLGLLETRMHYAAYFKGLDGVKEYRARLVNTMNYQEILDILEEMRERYGISVYEN, from the coding sequence ATGGTAAAAATAGGAAACGTAAATATAGCAGAATTTCCGCTAATGCTCGCCCCTATGGAGGATGTGAGCGACCCACCTTTTCGCGCTTTATGCAAAGAGTTTGGGGCTGATTTGATGTATACAGAATTTATCTCTACAGATGGACTCATTCGTCATGCAGATAAGTCGGTGAAAAAACTCGACATATACGAAGATGAACGACCGATTGGTATTCAAATTTTTGGTTCTGACTTCGATGCTATGATAGGTTCGGCAGAAATCGTAGAAGCAGCGAACCCATGTCTCCTAGATATCAATTACGGTTGTCCTGTCAAAAAAGTAGTCTGCAAAGAAGCTGGTGCTGGGATTTTGAAAAATATCCCCAAGATGATAGCACTTACGGAGGCTGTCATCAAAGCGACATCACTACCTGTGACAGTCAAAACTCGTCTAGGTTGGGATGAGAGTTCTATTAATATAGTAGAAGTGGCAGAACGCTTGCAAGATATCGGCGTGCAAGCACTATCCATTCATGCACGTACGCGAGTACAGATGTACAAAGGACATTCGGACTGGTCATGGATTAATAAAGTAAAGGATAACCCTCGTTTGACCATTCCCGTATTTGGAAATGGCGATATAGATAGTCCGCAGAAAGCATGGGAGTATAAAAATAAATATAATGTAGATGGCATCATGATAGGACGCGGTGCAATAGGCAATCCATGGATTTTTAGAGAAGTCAAACACTATTTTAAACATCAAACGGAGCTGCCACCACCCGATATTCATGAGCGCATTTATGCCGTGCAGAAGCACCTCAAGCGCGCGATCGAATGGAAAGGAATGGTTCTAGGTTTATTGGAAACGCGTATGCACTATGCCGCTTATTTCAAAGGACTCGATGGTGTGAAGGAATACCGCGCCCGCCTGGTCAATACGATGAATTATCAGGAAATATTGGATATACTGGAGGAAATGAGAGAGCGGTATGGAATTTCGGTGTACGAAAATTAA
- a CDS encoding CPBP family intramembrane metalloprotease has product MNLSNQPKNFTLLLIGCIIIGVMVAVTLCAIILIPFIDIAHGDGLDMLSLPREKLISVQTIQMIGFFILPPVLFALFSKNDFLTCFNFDKPNGVTKYLFATFLALALFPVLINFQYWTIQAPWPESIKIIAENQKALNEKIIGIFLNEPGLGNLLFMIGMIGIGAGLTEELFFRGLLMPWIERITKNTWAAIIMSGTIFSMFHSNFYDFLPIVVVGILFGYIYSKTRDLKLNIYIHALYNSSQVILNYLYKNKMIAVNLEEIEQVPILAWAICLAVVIFLVYKIVKNYEYISDPS; this is encoded by the coding sequence ATGAATTTATCGAATCAACCGAAGAATTTTACACTCCTTCTTATTGGCTGTATTATAATAGGAGTCATGGTTGCTGTGACACTATGCGCCATTATTTTAATTCCATTTATCGACATTGCGCATGGTGATGGGCTTGATATGCTATCACTACCAAGAGAGAAATTGATATCGGTGCAAACTATCCAAATGATAGGTTTTTTTATATTGCCACCAGTTTTGTTTGCTTTATTTTCAAAAAATGATTTTCTAACTTGTTTCAATTTTGATAAACCAAACGGAGTTACAAAATACTTATTCGCTACCTTTCTTGCTCTCGCTTTATTTCCTGTATTAATTAATTTTCAATACTGGACTATTCAAGCACCGTGGCCAGAATCGATAAAAATAATAGCCGAAAATCAAAAAGCGCTAAACGAAAAGATTATAGGAATATTTTTAAATGAACCTGGACTAGGAAATCTATTATTTATGATAGGTATGATAGGAATAGGAGCAGGACTGACCGAAGAGTTATTTTTCCGTGGATTGTTAATGCCATGGATAGAGCGAATTACAAAAAACACTTGGGCAGCCATCATTATGAGTGGTACAATTTTCAGTATGTTTCACTCTAATTTTTATGACTTTCTTCCTATAGTGGTTGTGGGAATCTTATTTGGCTATATATACTCAAAAACAAGAGACCTCAAACTCAACATATACATACACGCTCTATATAATAGCTCTCAGGTTATTCTGAATTATTTATATAAGAATAAAATGATAGCAGTTAATTTAGAAGAAATAGAGCAGGTTCCTATTTTAGCATGGGCCATCTGCCTTGCCGTAGTTATTTTTTTAGTATATAAAATTGTCAAAAACTATGAATACATTTCTGACCCGAGCTAG